The Lysinibacillus timonensis nucleotide sequence GGATTTAATGAAAAAGGAGAATCGATAAGATGGGGATTTTTAAAAGAGTCAAAACAATGACGAAAGCTCGTATTCATGGAATGTTGGATGGGTTAGAGGATCCAATTGCCATGTTAAATGAGTATACAAGAGAAATGGAACAAGAGATGATCAATGCGAGAAAAGCTCTTGCTCGACAGATGTTTGCAGAAAACAAGCACTTAGCGTTGATTACGGAAACAAAAGACATGATTGCCAAAAGAACTAGACAAGCAAAGTTAGCAATTGAACACGGAGAAGTGGACATTGCAAAATTGGCAGTTGAAGAAAAAATCATCCACGAAAAACACCTTACAGTTTATCAGCAACAATATGAAGAGATTCAAGAGCAAACAAATATGTTAAAGGAACATGTAAAGGAACTTCAAGTAGCACTAACGGATTTACACAATCGAAAAATGTTATTAGCCTCCCGTGCAAATGTTGCTCAATCCATTCAACGAATTCAGAAAGCAACAGCGCCATTTGAGTCAGAGAATATTTTGAAAGGAATTGCCAAAGTAGAAGATCGCATTTTACT carries:
- a CDS encoding PspA/IM30 family protein, with amino-acid sequence MGIFKRVKTMTKARIHGMLDGLEDPIAMLNEYTREMEQEMINARKALARQMFAENKHLALITETKDMIAKRTRQAKLAIEHGEVDIAKLAVEEKIIHEKHLTVYQQQYEEIQEQTNMLKEHVKELQVALTDLHNRKMLLASRANVAQSIQRIQKATAPFESENILKGIAKVEDRILLMEAEAKVSSPYSSSLLLDGYYQSHVNEEEIYRELEKLKGQKEIGHNG